The Humulus lupulus chromosome 3, drHumLupu1.1, whole genome shotgun sequence genome window below encodes:
- the LOC133824750 gene encoding uncharacterized protein LOC133824750 — MGRKILDQERQKSGNNDIINSAITSSMETALHVAAGANQAEFVEMLINDKDNIDLTFQDVHGNTAFCSAVAAGSKRIVQKFLTLTHLLPTDYCFIKTRGGQNMSPLYIASWFGQPQIVSLLYQDSIDKANIEDGEILGIYFNCIHNDMYDLAIKMIEDNVDNFRLGIAHCWDTTDESALHVLSRKRPLDFTSSPQAKTIWSRVWSRISCQSPSEMPALTLAKIIWKQVLEKHGYQYNEIRRIIKHPFNLVIEAANNGNFDLLVVLIRMCPELIWERDDENNTIFHIAILNRHVKIFRLIHEVGVLKSVIRIEAGNNSNNILHLVARKPQQSKLDSIIGAALQMRHELLWYKEVEKIVAPSLRNKKNDENQTPNDIFTKDHEQMMSDAEKWMKKNCNTCLIVATIIVTVAFPAAFDILDQGDKDKHNVSSVSQLPPPRDIISIILLISNAVAMSFSSIAIMLFLSIMISRFTKNEFLWTLPCTFITGLSLLFVSVTAMMVSFCFASFIPNESLRIPIFSSCIELLPIILFFYLVYPVFRDTIHSTFFSQNEFKATNRLLKHYEK, encoded by the exons ATGGGTAGAAAAATCCTTGACCAAGAACGTCAGAAGAGTGGTAATAATGATATTATAAATTCTGCTATTACGAGCTCCATGGAAACTGCTCTTCACGTGGCAGCAGGAGCCAATCAGGCTGAGTTTGTGGAAATGTTGATCAATGATAAAGATAATATAGATTTGACTTTTCAAGACGTACATGGCAACACAGCCTTTTGTTCAGCTGTTGCAGCTGGGTCTAAACGAATTGTCCAAAAATTTCTCACTCTCACACATCTGCTTCCAACTGATTATTGTTTCATCAAAACTCGTGGTGGCCAAAATATGTCTCCGTTGTACATTGCTTCTTGGTTTGGACAACCTCAAATAGTTTCACTATTGTATCAAGATAGCATTGATAAGGCTAATATAGAAGATGGTGAAATATTGGGGATATATTTCAACTGTATCCACAATGACATGTACG ACTTGGCCATAAAAATGATTGAAGATAATGTTGATAATTTTCGACTTGGTATCGCACACTGTTGGGATACAACTGACGAATCTGCTTTGCATGTTTTGTCTCGAAAACGACCTTTGGATTTTACAAGCAGTCCACAAGCTAAAACGATATGGa GTCGAGTTTGGTCAAGAATTTCATGCCAATCACCTAGTGAAATGCCAGCACTAACATTGGCAAAAATAATCTGGAAGCAAGTTTTGGAAAAGCATGGTTATCAATACAATGAAATTCGAAGGATAATTAAACATCCATTCAACTTAGTGATAGAAGCTGCGAACAATGGAAATTTTGATCTCTTGGTAGTACTTATAAGAATGTGTCCTGAATTGATTTGGGAAAGGGATGATGAAAATAATACCATATTTCACATTGCAATTTTGAACCGTCATGTCAAAATCTTTAGACTAATACACGAAGTTGGTGTGTTGAAAAGTGTAATACGAATTGAAGCAGGCAACAATTCCAACAACATATTACATCTTGTTGCGAGAAAGCCACAACAAAGTAAACTTGATTCTATTATAGGAGCAGCATTGCAAATGCGACATGAACTCTTGTGGTATAAG GAGGTGGAGAAGATTGTAGCACCTTCACTAAGGAACAAAAAGAATGATGAAAATCAAACACCAaatgatattttcactaaagatCATGAGCAAATGATGAGTGATGCTGAAAAATGGATGAAGAAAAACTGCAACACATGCCTAATCGTTGCGACAATCATTGTGACAGTGGCATTTCCAGCAGCTTTTGATATCCTAGATCAAGGAGACAAAGATAAACATAATGTCAGTTCTGTAAGCCAACTTCCTCCACCAAGGGACATTATCTCTATCATTCTTTTAATCTCAAATGCCGTTGCCATGTCCTTTTCTTCAATAGCTATAATGCTTTTCTTGTCCATCATGATATCACGTTTCACTAAAAATGAGTTTCTTTGGACCTTGCCATGCACCTTTATAACTGGACTCTCTTTACTTTTTGTCTCAGTCACTGCCATGATGGTATCCTTTTGCTTTGCCTCCTTTATACCCAATGAATCACTAAGGATACCTATTTTCTCCTCTTGTATTGAGCTTCTACCAATCATTTTGTTTTTCTATCTTGTGTATCCTGTCTTTCGTGACACAATACATTCCACATTCTTCTCTCAGAATGAGTTCAAGGCAACAAATCGCTTACTTAAGCATTATGAAAAGTAa
- the LOC133825823 gene encoding uncharacterized protein LOC133825823 produces MGRMIIDQHPQNRHEVVNAVIMRSTMETALHVAAGANQAEFVEMLVNDKDIDLTFRDTNGNTAFCTAIAAGATRIAEKFLTLTKPRDYFIKTRGGQNMSPLYIASSFGQAQIASVLYKDTISNVDLEAGELFGIFFNCIHNDIYDLAIKMVEDEDIAPKLILARDTTNETALHIMSRKRPSDFTVNQVQGIWSQVSSRISRRSSTEMPALILAKNIWKRVLEENDHQYSKIRSTISYPFNLVLEAAKVGNFDLLAVLIRLCPDLIWEKDDANQTIFHFAILNRHVKIFKLMHEIGLLKSLVQLSEDENGNSILHLVAKIPHQSRLNSILGAALQMRHELLWFQEVEKIVAPSLRNKRNFDHKTPNDVFTEEHMKLTKNAEKWMKENANTCIIVATIIVTVAFPAAFSIQGEDGNKHSSSLSPVSQPSSDHISIILLVSNTIAMSFSSIAVMLFLSIMISRFTEKELLWTLPCTFVAGLSLLFISVAAMMVSFCFASFIPNGFVRIAIFTSCVQLVPITLFLYLVYPVLRDTVHSTFFSQHEFNPRNNVLQYYEM; encoded by the exons ATGGGTAGAATGATCATAGATCAACACCCTCAAAACCGTCACGAAGTAGTAAATGCTGTTATTATGAGGTCTACCATGGAAACTGCTCTTCATGTTGCGGCCGGTGCTAATCAAGCTGAGTTTGTGGAAATGCTAGTCAACGATAAAGATATTGATCTTACCTTTCGAGACACTAATGGCAACACAGCCTTTTGTACAGCTATTGCGGCTGGAGCTACAAGAATTGCAGAGAAATTTCTCACTCTCACAAAACCAcgtgattatttcatcaaaactCGAGGTGGCCAAAATATGTCACCATTGTACATTGCTTCTTCGTTTGGACAGGCTCAAATAGCCTCAGTATTGTATAAAGATACAATATCTAATGTTGATCTAGAAGCTGGCGAGTTATTTGGTATATTTTTCAATTGTATTCATAATGATATTTACG ACTTGGCAATAAAAATGGTTGAAGATGAAGATATAGCACCGAAACTCATACTCGCACGTGATACAACCAATGAAACTGCTTTGCATATCATGTCTCGAAAACGGCCTTCGGATTTCACTGTTAATCAAGTTCAAGGAATATGGA GTCAAGTTTCATCAAGAATCTCACGTCGATCGTCTACTGAAATGCCAGCTCTGATATTGGCTAAAAATATTTGGAAGCGAGTTTTGGAAGAAAACGATCACCAGTACTCAAAAATTAGGTCTACAATTTCATATCCATTCAACTTAGTGTTAGAAGCAGCAAAAGTTGGAAACTTTGATCTCTTAGCAGTGCTGATTAGACTGTGTCCCGATTTAATTTGGGAAAAAGATGATGCAAACCAGACCATATTTCACTTTGCAATTTTGAATCGTCATGTGAAAATCTTTAAACTAATGCATGAAATTGGTTTATTAAAAAGTTTAGTACAACTGTCTGAAGATGAAAATGGAAATAGCATATTGCATCTTGTTGCCAAAATACCACACCAAAGTCGACTTAATTCTATATTGGGGGCAGCTCTACAAATGCGACATGAACTTTTGTGGTTTCAG GAGGTGGAGAAGATTGTGGCACCTTCCCTCAGAAACAAAAGGAATTTCGACCACAAAACACCAAATGATGTTTTCACAGAAGAACATATGAAATTGACGAAAAACGCTGAAAAATGGATGAAGGAGAATGCCAATACATGTATTATTGTGGCCACAATCATTGTCACAGTGGCATTCCCAGCAGCTTTTAGTATTCAAGGAGAAGATGGTAATAAACACAGCAGTTCTCTAAGCCCAGTTTCCCAACCAAGTAGTGATCATATCTCTATTATTCTTTTAGTATCAAATACCATAGCCATGTCCTTTTCATCAATAGCTGTAATGCTTTTCCTGTCCATCATGATATCACGTTTcactgaaaaagagttgctttGGACCTTGCCATGCACCTTCGTAGCTGGACTCTCTTTGCTTTTCATCTCTGTGGCTGCCATGATGGTGTCGTTTTGCTTTGCCTCTTTCATACCCAATGGATTTGTAAGGATAGCTATCTTCACCTCTTGTGTTCAGCTTGTGCCGATTACTTTGTTTTTGTATCTTGTGTATCCTGTCCTTCGTGATACAGTTCATTCCACTTTCTTTTCCCAGCATGAGTTCAACCCAAGAAACAATGTTCTCCAATACTATGAAATGTAA